From the genome of Solidesulfovibrio carbinolicus, one region includes:
- a CDS encoding cobyrinate a,c-diamide synthase — MTHDTVPALVVAGVKSGCGKTSVALGLMRSLARRGRIVAPFKAGPDFIDPGHHALAAGRTSHNLDAWMCGASGVADIYERHAAGADAVVVEGVMGLFDGFSATEETGSTAELAKLLDLPVLLVIDAASMARSVAALARGFVRFDPQLRFCGVALNNAGSPSHAALLAEAFRAALPDVPLWGVLPRTEAIAAPSRHLGLVTAEDSPDLLPRLDALADWLETSLDLSFFAPAPHPRQPAPTPHPGGPGGMIPPGGSRAAPGGCRAAPCRVRAEPGIGVACDRAFSFYYGENLRLLEAAGARIVPFSPLDDAGLPEGLGGLYFGGGYPELHADTLAANAAMRRAVREFCIAGRPVYAECGGFMYLMESLVELEGRSHGLCGVFPMTAVMGSRFAALGYREVTTRAASCLGPAGTTLRGHEFHYSRLAAVPDGAPAIYAMTGRGGVVAGPEGFVVQQTLGSYVHLHFGSNPAAAAAFVAACAEAS; from the coding sequence ATGACGCACGACACTGTGCCGGCGCTGGTCGTGGCCGGCGTCAAAAGCGGTTGCGGCAAGACCTCGGTGGCCCTGGGCCTCATGCGCTCCCTTGCCCGGCGAGGGCGTATCGTCGCGCCGTTCAAGGCCGGGCCGGATTTCATCGATCCCGGCCACCACGCCCTGGCCGCCGGCCGGACAAGCCACAACCTCGACGCCTGGATGTGCGGCGCTTCAGGCGTTGCCGACATCTACGAACGCCATGCGGCCGGGGCCGACGCCGTGGTGGTCGAGGGCGTCATGGGGCTTTTCGACGGGTTTTCCGCCACCGAGGAAACCGGCAGCACGGCGGAGCTGGCCAAGCTCCTCGATCTGCCGGTGCTGCTGGTCATCGACGCCGCCTCCATGGCCCGGTCGGTGGCCGCCCTGGCCCGGGGCTTTGTCCGCTTCGACCCGCAGCTGCGGTTTTGCGGCGTGGCCCTCAACAACGCCGGCAGCCCTTCCCACGCCGCGCTGTTGGCCGAGGCCTTCAGGGCTGCCCTGCCGGACGTTCCGCTCTGGGGCGTGCTGCCCCGCACCGAGGCCATCGCCGCCCCGTCCCGGCATCTCGGCCTGGTCACGGCCGAAGACAGCCCCGACCTCCTCCCGCGCCTCGATGCCCTGGCCGACTGGCTCGAAACCTCCCTCGACCTCTCATTTTTCGCCCCTGCCCCCCACCCCCGCCAGCCCGCCCCCACCCCCCATCCAGGGGGGCCGGGGGGGATGATCCCCCCCGGCGGGTCACGGGCAGCGCCCGGCGGGTGCAGGGCAGCGCCCTGCCGGGTCCGGGCGGAGCCCGGAATAGGCGTGGCTTGCGACAGGGCGTTCTCGTTTTATTATGGCGAGAATCTGCGGTTGCTGGAGGCGGCCGGGGCCAGGATCGTGCCGTTTTCGCCGCTGGACGACGCCGGGCTGCCCGAGGGCCTGGGAGGCTTGTATTTCGGCGGCGGCTATCCGGAGCTGCATGCCGATACCTTGGCCGCCAACGCGGCCATGCGCCGGGCGGTGCGGGAATTTTGCATTGCCGGCCGGCCGGTTTATGCCGAATGCGGCGGGTTTATGTATTTGATGGAATCGCTTGTGGAGCTGGAGGGCCGCAGCCACGGCCTGTGCGGCGTGTTTCCCATGACGGCCGTCATGGGCAGCCGTTTCGCCGCCCTAGGGTATCGGGAGGTGACGACCCGGGCGGCCTCCTGCCTGGGGCCGGCCGGGACGACGCTTCGCGGGCACGAGTTCCACTATTCGCGGCTGGCCGCCGTACCGGACGGAGCGCCGGCCATTTACGCCATGACCGGGCGGGGGGGCGTTGTCGCGGGGCCGGAGGGCTTTGTCGTCCAGCAAACCCTTGGCAGCTACGTGCATCTCCATTTCGGCAGCAACCCGGCGGCGGCGGCGGCTTTTGTCGCGGCCTGCGCGGAGGCGTCATGA
- a CDS encoding cobalt-precorrin-5B (C(1))-methyltransferase, with translation MKREGKLREGFTTGTAAAGAAKAAALLLLGGEVPEAIDVPLPGGGRLVVPVAETRRDGEGAYGAVIKDGGDDPDATHGAAIGCRVSFGGQPGEIVVDGGEGVGRVTLPGLPVAVGQAAINPAPRAQIAAAVAEAVRETGATPTKYESIYFHKPLAASSCQQNALSAFRGHDTHGLRAVVTVAGGEEIAKKTLNPRLGIVGGISILGVTGIVRPFSHDAWRVSISEALDVARALGHDVVGFSTGRRSEALLAAAEPALPATALIQAADFFAHALQEAAKRRFGRIVWAAFGGKLVKMAQGMENTHAWRGDTDFSALADWCAQAGWPGDAARQAGRSNTARQALEEAPSPGAKAALVAVLSREALRHMRRFAGPEPELALRVYDFNGEELACLEDPGNPASSRGA, from the coding sequence ATGAAGCGCGAGGGAAAATTGCGCGAGGGCTTCACCACCGGCACGGCGGCGGCCGGCGCGGCCAAGGCGGCCGCTTTGCTGCTGCTTGGCGGAGAGGTCCCGGAGGCCATTGACGTGCCCTTGCCCGGCGGCGGGCGGTTGGTCGTGCCGGTGGCCGAGACCCGGCGTGACGGCGAGGGCGCGTACGGCGCCGTCATCAAGGACGGCGGCGACGACCCGGACGCCACCCACGGCGCGGCCATCGGCTGCCGGGTGTCCTTTGGCGGCCAGCCTGGGGAGATCGTGGTGGACGGCGGGGAGGGCGTAGGGCGCGTCACCCTGCCCGGGCTGCCGGTGGCGGTTGGGCAGGCGGCCATCAATCCGGCCCCGCGCGCCCAAATCGCCGCCGCCGTGGCCGAGGCGGTCCGGGAGACCGGCGCGACCCCAACAAAATACGAGAGTATTTATTTCCATAAACCGCTTGCCGCATCGTCCTGCCAGCAAAATGCCCTGTCCGCTTTTCGCGGACACGACACGCACGGGCTTCGGGCCGTGGTCACGGTGGCCGGCGGCGAGGAGATCGCCAAGAAGACCCTCAATCCGCGCCTGGGCATTGTGGGCGGCATCTCGATTCTTGGCGTCACGGGCATCGTGCGGCCCTTCAGCCACGACGCCTGGCGGGTGTCCATCAGCGAGGCCCTGGACGTGGCCCGGGCGCTTGGCCATGACGTAGTCGGTTTTTCCACGGGCCGGCGCAGCGAGGCCCTGCTGGCGGCGGCCGAACCGGCGCTGCCGGCCACAGCGCTCATTCAGGCGGCGGATTTTTTCGCCCACGCCCTGCAGGAAGCGGCCAAACGGCGCTTCGGGCGCATCGTCTGGGCAGCCTTTGGCGGCAAGCTGGTCAAGATGGCCCAGGGAATGGAGAACACCCATGCCTGGCGCGGGGACACGGATTTTTCCGCCCTGGCCGACTGGTGCGCGCAGGCGGGCTGGCCCGGGGACGCGGCCAGGCAGGCGGGCCGGTCCAACACCGCCCGGCAAGCCCTGGAGGAAGCGCCCTCGCCCGGGGCCAAGGCGGCCCTGGTCGCGGTCCTTTCCCGGGAGGCGCTGCGGCACATGCGGCGTTTCGCCGGTCCCGAGCCGGAGCTGGCGCTTCGGGTCTATGATTTTAACGGCGAGGAGCTGGCCTGCCTGGAGGACCCGGGAAACCCGGCGTCCTCCAGGGGCGCTTGA
- a CDS encoding NAD(P)H-dependent glycerol-3-phosphate dehydrogenase, protein MKIAVIGGGSWGTTLADLAAKKGLDARLWVREQAVMNEIRSTRENSWYLPGRKLSDELEVSTDAAAVAEGVTHFVFAVPCQFIRAAYQRFIKYLPKNAVVICASKGIELDTLMTMSQVCQDALASVKPRFAMLSGPSFAYEVIREMPTAVTLACKDKKAAKDVQEALSTPYFRIYTTTDVRGVELGGAIKNIVAIAAGVADGLGFGGDARAALITRGLHEMSRLGKAMGGDRQTFMGLSGMGDLVLTCTGDLSRNRQVGLRLAKGQKLLDILADMKMVAEGVKTAEAVHALGQKLGVEMPITEQVYAILYKDKAPSAAVYELMTRDLKDE, encoded by the coding sequence ATGAAGATCGCGGTGATAGGCGGCGGCAGCTGGGGCACGACCCTGGCCGATCTGGCGGCGAAAAAAGGCCTGGACGCCCGTTTGTGGGTGCGCGAGCAGGCGGTCATGAACGAGATCCGCTCCACCCGGGAAAACTCCTGGTATCTGCCCGGCCGCAAACTTTCGGACGAGCTTGAAGTCAGCACCGATGCGGCGGCCGTGGCCGAGGGTGTGACCCACTTCGTCTTTGCCGTGCCCTGCCAGTTTATCCGGGCCGCCTACCAGCGGTTCATCAAATATCTGCCCAAAAACGCGGTGGTCATCTGCGCCAGCAAGGGCATCGAGCTCGATACGCTCATGACCATGTCCCAGGTCTGCCAGGACGCCCTGGCGTCCGTCAAACCGCGTTTCGCCATGCTCTCCGGCCCGTCCTTCGCCTATGAGGTCATCCGCGAGATGCCCACGGCCGTGACCCTGGCCTGCAAGGACAAAAAAGCGGCCAAGGACGTCCAGGAAGCCCTGTCCACGCCCTATTTCCGCATCTACACCACCACCGACGTGCGCGGGGTGGAGCTGGGCGGGGCGATCAAGAACATCGTGGCCATCGCCGCCGGCGTGGCCGACGGCCTGGGCTTTGGCGGCGATGCCCGGGCCGCGCTCATCACCCGGGGCCTGCACGAGATGAGCCGGCTGGGCAAGGCCATGGGCGGCGACCGCCAGACCTTCATGGGACTGTCCGGCATGGGCGATCTGGTGCTCACCTGCACCGGCGACCTGTCGCGCAACCGGCAGGTGGGCTTGCGCCTGGCCAAGGGGCAAAAGCTTCTGGACATCCTGGCTGACATGAAAATGGTGGCCGAGGGCGTCAAGACCGCCGAGGCCGTCCATGCCCTGGGCCAGAAGCTCGGCGTGGAAATGCCCATCACCGAGCAGGTCTACGCCATCCTCTACAAGGACAAGGCCCCGTCGGCGGCCGTTTACGAACTCATGACCCGCGACCTCAAGGACGAATAG
- the ahbB gene encoding siroheme decarboxylase subunit beta: protein MAHASGITELTDLDREILKRVQDNLPDTATPYADIAAAVGTTEEHVVGLLSRMVDTGEIRRFGATLKHQKAGYGANVMVAWFVPEEDVDRVGAIMAKRQEISHCYHRVTCLDWPYNLYTMIHGRSPEDCQAVVAAVSAETGLDDYAMLFSLKELKKVSMRYF from the coding sequence ATGGCCCATGCATCGGGCATCACCGAACTGACCGACCTCGACCGTGAAATCTTAAAGCGCGTGCAGGACAACCTGCCCGACACGGCCACGCCCTACGCCGACATCGCCGCCGCCGTCGGAACCACCGAGGAGCATGTCGTGGGCCTGCTCTCGCGCATGGTCGACACCGGCGAGATCCGCCGCTTCGGGGCCACGCTCAAGCACCAAAAGGCCGGCTACGGAGCCAACGTCATGGTGGCCTGGTTCGTGCCCGAGGAAGACGTGGACCGGGTGGGGGCCATCATGGCCAAGCGGCAGGAAATCAGCCACTGCTACCACCGTGTGACCTGCCTGGACTGGCCGTATAACCTCTACACCATGATCCACGGCCGCTCCCCCGAGGACTGCCAGGCCGTGGTGGCCGCCGTGTCGGCGGAAACGGGCCTGGACGATTACGCCATGCTTTTTAGCCTCAAGGAACTCAAGAAAGTGAGCATGCGCTACTTTTAG
- a CDS encoding 7TM diverse intracellular signaling domain-containing protein, with the protein MFSARPGHRVANVAVPDKPFRAAMPASLTVTKRRPAGRNVVPAAARALAAAFFCLCLIISSATAQTLQPPTIAAVSVLDGPGADVDLAAALALERAGRFRPLPDGRYAAPGDKVFWLRLSLATPQGTQAGAYAVDLNWPFLRLFESYDTDGTPTFAAGQGEWNVYLAQPVPLPPGTAGETALYLRLAGYGGVNLNPSVVSLADVARLETLRPWVLGLFFGLVIAMLLYNLFLFLSLRDASYGYYVAGTTFLGLYYCCTTGLAPGWLDIRTAAQEMRFFLAFHLNAVLMFASMGLFTRSFLLTKKAAPGMDRMLLGQVAAAALLLPVVLVGGSTAAFAYAPMVGMATAATVTLAAAVRLAQGFRPAGVFLLGWGFYVACGFAHSMTWAGLVPATPLTLYAPMVGTAVEVFVMSLALAYRVKLLREQAASAEAQRRRLAEENARSESAREALARENALLSMILDDRRFGIGMMRGQRFCFANRCLALQLGRADLNGLTLADVPQARPLMDGIARAASNHDAEIETVVDDDGRGRALRAVGRRLDPDHPERGVVFLVEDVSEAKRLEQLKNDINQVMRHDLKSPLATVAGALEALELAGPLNDRQRGLIAMLERAVAAMTARINLSLHLYRLESGNMGLTPQPLPLAALLAEAREELAPYLTGGRELRIAYQAPAEAFVVLGERAMMTAMLVNLLKNALEAAGEAGPVIVTVADPRSPHLVIDNPGEAPPEIRARLFEKYATAGKARGTGLGAYSARLIARAFGGDVVADTSIPGRTVVTVTLRAPQDA; encoded by the coding sequence TTGTTTTCCGCCCGCCCGGGCCACCGTGTCGCCAACGTCGCCGTGCCGGACAAGCCCTTCCGCGCGGCCATGCCGGCCTCGCTGACCGTCACGAAGCGTCGCCCGGCCGGCCGGAACGTTGTCCCGGCCGCCGCCCGCGCCCTGGCCGCAGCGTTTTTTTGCCTTTGCCTCATCATTTCAAGCGCTACGGCCCAGACGCTCCAGCCGCCGACCATCGCCGCCGTGTCCGTCCTGGACGGCCCCGGAGCCGACGTCGATCTGGCCGCCGCCCTGGCCCTGGAGCGGGCAGGCCGCTTCCGCCCCCTGCCCGACGGGCGCTACGCCGCCCCGGGCGACAAGGTCTTCTGGCTGCGCCTGAGCCTTGCCACACCGCAAGGGACCCAGGCCGGCGCTTACGCCGTGGATTTAAACTGGCCCTTCCTGCGACTGTTTGAAAGCTATGACACCGATGGGACCCCAACCTTCGCCGCCGGGCAGGGCGAGTGGAACGTCTACCTTGCCCAGCCCGTGCCGTTGCCGCCCGGGACGGCCGGAGAGACGGCGCTCTATCTGCGCCTGGCCGGCTACGGCGGGGTGAACCTCAATCCGTCCGTCGTCTCTCTGGCCGATGTCGCCCGTCTTGAGACTCTTCGCCCTTGGGTTCTGGGCCTGTTTTTCGGGCTCGTCATCGCCATGCTGCTCTACAATCTGTTTCTTTTCCTCTCGCTGCGCGACGCCAGCTATGGCTATTACGTGGCCGGAACCACTTTCCTCGGCCTCTATTATTGCTGCACCACCGGCTTGGCCCCGGGCTGGCTCGACATCCGAACAGCCGCCCAGGAAATGCGCTTTTTCCTGGCCTTTCACCTCAATGCCGTGCTGATGTTCGCCAGCATGGGACTTTTCACCCGATCGTTCCTGCTGACAAAGAAAGCCGCTCCCGGCATGGACCGGATGCTGCTTGGCCAGGTGGCCGCCGCAGCCTTGCTGCTGCCTGTCGTCCTTGTCGGCGGGAGCACGGCGGCTTTTGCCTATGCGCCGATGGTCGGCATGGCCACGGCGGCGACAGTCACCCTGGCCGCCGCAGTGCGCCTGGCCCAGGGCTTTCGTCCGGCCGGCGTGTTCCTCCTCGGCTGGGGTTTTTACGTGGCCTGTGGCTTTGCCCACTCCATGACCTGGGCCGGACTCGTTCCGGCTACGCCCCTGACACTTTACGCGCCCATGGTCGGCACGGCCGTGGAGGTCTTCGTCATGTCCCTGGCCCTGGCCTATCGCGTCAAGCTCCTGCGGGAACAGGCGGCCAGCGCCGAGGCGCAACGCCGCCGGCTGGCCGAGGAAAACGCCCGCAGCGAAAGCGCCCGCGAGGCCCTGGCCCGGGAAAACGCCCTGCTGTCCATGATCCTTGACGACCGGCGCTTCGGCATCGGCATGATGCGTGGCCAACGTTTCTGCTTCGCCAACCGCTGCCTCGCCCTGCAGCTCGGCCGGGCAGACCTCAACGGACTGACCCTGGCCGACGTGCCCCAGGCCCGGCCGCTCATGGACGGCATCGCCCGGGCCGCTTCCAACCACGATGCCGAGATCGAAACCGTTGTTGACGACGACGGGCGCGGCCGTGCCCTGCGCGCCGTGGGCCGTCGGCTCGACCCCGACCACCCGGAACGCGGCGTGGTGTTCCTGGTGGAAGACGTCAGCGAGGCCAAGCGGCTGGAGCAGCTGAAAAACGACATCAACCAGGTCATGCGCCACGACCTCAAAAGCCCGCTGGCCACCGTAGCCGGCGCCCTGGAAGCCCTGGAGCTGGCCGGTCCGCTCAATGATCGCCAACGCGGACTGATCGCCATGCTGGAGCGGGCCGTGGCGGCCATGACCGCGCGCATCAACCTGTCGCTGCACCTCTACCGGCTGGAATCCGGCAACATGGGGCTGACCCCGCAGCCGTTGCCCCTGGCGGCGCTCCTGGCCGAGGCCCGGGAGGAACTGGCCCCGTATCTGACGGGCGGGCGGGAACTGCGCATTGCCTACCAAGCCCCGGCCGAGGCGTTCGTCGTCCTTGGCGAACGGGCCATGATGACGGCCATGCTGGTCAATCTGCTCAAAAACGCCCTGGAAGCGGCCGGCGAGGCCGGACCGGTCATCGTGACCGTGGCCGATCCCCGTTCGCCGCATCTGGTCATCGACAATCCCGGGGAAGCGCCGCCGGAAATCCGCGCCCGACTGTTCGAAAAATACGCCACGGCCGGCAAGGCGCGCGGCACGGGCCTTGGGGCCTACAGCGCCCGGCTCATTGCCCGGGCCTTTGGCGGCGACGTCGTCGCGGACACCTCCATCCCCGGGCGCACCGTGGTCACCGTGACGCTTCGCGCGCCCCAGGACGCCTAG
- a CDS encoding enoyl-CoA hydratase/isomerase family protein produces the protein MEATTSLVTDNEFFSAERRDRVLVVRGKPHFTRHAGDLKKIDAFFDHLEIIARTDEVGVVAFIGSPEKSGGDDTLEFFEALIGSRREDYLLQRLLNLVNNYALTMAGLNKLTINADCGRISLFHLSMALACDYRIVAEGSVFENAFVELGTLPKGGCGYFLSRLLGGGKAAEVLTWPRFSAEEALTLGIVDRIVPRDKLEATTLDMADHYQEEQVAAMLAVRRLLKSDVNELRRSLETEDMLLLNRVNSPAFRKVLEARAAARGR, from the coding sequence ATGGAAGCCACGACCAGCCTTGTCACGGACAACGAGTTTTTTTCCGCCGAGCGCCGCGACCGTGTACTTGTCGTGCGCGGCAAGCCGCACTTCACCCGCCACGCCGGGGATCTCAAAAAGATCGACGCCTTTTTCGACCACTTGGAAATCATCGCCCGCACCGACGAGGTCGGGGTGGTGGCCTTTATCGGTTCACCGGAAAAATCCGGCGGCGACGACACCCTGGAATTCTTCGAAGCCCTGATCGGCTCGCGCCGGGAAGACTACCTGCTCCAGCGCCTGCTCAATCTTGTCAACAATTACGCCCTGACCATGGCGGGCCTCAACAAGCTCACCATAAACGCCGACTGCGGCCGCATCTCGTTGTTCCACCTGAGCATGGCCCTGGCCTGCGACTACCGCATCGTGGCCGAAGGCTCGGTGTTCGAAAACGCCTTCGTGGAACTGGGAACCCTGCCCAAGGGCGGCTGCGGCTATTTCCTGTCGCGGCTGCTCGGCGGCGGCAAGGCGGCCGAGGTGCTCACCTGGCCCCGGTTCTCGGCCGAAGAGGCCCTGACGCTCGGCATCGTGGACCGCATCGTGCCCCGGGACAAGCTGGAGGCCACGACGCTGGACATGGCCGACCACTACCAGGAAGAACAGGTGGCGGCCATGCTGGCCGTGCGCCGGCTGCTCAAAAGCGACGTCAACGAACTGCGCCGCTCCCTGGAAACCGAAGACATGCTGCTCCTCAATCGCGTCAACTCCCCGGCCTTCCGCAAAGTCCTGGAAGCCCGCGCCGCCGCGCGCGGGCGATAG
- a CDS encoding bifunctional acetate--CoA ligase family protein/GNAT family N-acetyltransferase, with product MSARSLDALFRPNSVAVVGASADPAHVGAVVMRNLLGGKFLGPVMPVAPDLAEIDGVTCYRSVDTLPLTPDLAVICTGPESVPETLRELGRRGVGAAVALPPGYAKLEPAAKRELQQRMIEAAAPSGIRILGPSGMGLLVPGIGLNCSLANCDARPGRMAFISQSASLFTAVLDWAHTKGVGFSHILSLGDRVDLKYADILDYMASDPNTRSILLYVESVTDARSFMSASRAAARNKPLLVVKPGRKLWTLFPPGPDEGRDEVYDEAFRRAGMLRVGEIDTLFDAAETLARARPLSGDHLSILTNGGSVGVMAADALLDGGGRLAPFDAEADAALSPLLGPNWSRKGVVDMGVDAAPSLYAEALRALLRIPGGSAVLVVHVPFPGVSPEATAKAVAEVAAKTSRTVLACFMGYDPAGGEALKVLNNAGVPTYATPDQAVSAFVQLARYRKNQELLMEMPASLPEAFAPDPEAARAVVERAFAEGRLTLTDPEAKEVLGYYGVRAVASQLTEDIDDAVAAADALGYPVAVKIVSPDIPKPFDVGGIVLDVTGPEAVREAALAARRRALEHVPGARIEGYVIQEMGRRTAAHEVTIQARVDAVFGPYVVFGQGGLAARGTRDKAVALTPLNMSLAKDLVGRTRVSAALAGVGGQPPADLGALYLTLNQISQCVADLERVAAIDLNPVLAHQGGVTVIGAAIRLSPEENPNPHRLAIRPYPRELEEKAVLRNGREVLLRPIRPEDEPAHFEFFKHLSPEDLRYRFFGVVTTLSHAEMAKLTQIDYEREMAFIATAPGQGGKPETLGVVRASTRPDNATAEFAVIVRSDQKGAGLGRILMEKIIRYCRGRGTKEITGQALMENGGMQGLAEKLGFSVVRNYDDEIVEMRLPLQDADDGEGGQP from the coding sequence TTGAGCGCCCGAAGCCTGGACGCCTTGTTCCGTCCCAACTCCGTGGCCGTGGTCGGCGCATCGGCCGACCCCGCCCATGTGGGCGCGGTGGTCATGCGAAACCTGCTTGGCGGCAAGTTTCTTGGCCCGGTCATGCCCGTGGCCCCGGACCTGGCCGAGATCGACGGCGTGACCTGCTACCGCTCCGTCGATACCCTGCCGCTGACCCCTGATCTGGCCGTCATCTGCACCGGCCCGGAGTCCGTGCCCGAGACCCTGCGCGAACTGGGGCGGCGCGGCGTGGGCGCGGCGGTTGCCCTGCCCCCGGGCTACGCCAAGCTCGAACCGGCGGCCAAGCGCGAGCTGCAGCAGCGCATGATCGAGGCGGCCGCGCCGTCGGGCATCCGCATCCTTGGGCCTTCGGGCATGGGCCTTTTAGTGCCCGGCATCGGACTCAATTGCTCCCTGGCCAACTGCGACGCCCGGCCCGGGCGCATGGCTTTTATTTCCCAGTCGGCCTCGCTTTTTACCGCCGTTCTCGATTGGGCCCACACCAAGGGCGTCGGGTTTTCCCACATCCTGTCCCTGGGCGACCGGGTGGACCTCAAGTACGCCGACATCCTCGACTACATGGCCTCGGACCCCAACACGCGCTCCATTCTCCTCTATGTCGAGTCCGTCACCGACGCCCGGTCGTTCATGAGCGCTTCCCGGGCCGCCGCCCGCAACAAACCGCTTTTGGTCGTCAAACCCGGGCGCAAGCTGTGGACGCTTTTTCCGCCGGGGCCGGACGAAGGGCGCGATGAAGTCTACGACGAGGCCTTCCGCCGGGCCGGCATGCTGCGAGTGGGCGAAATCGACACGCTTTTTGACGCCGCCGAGACCCTGGCCCGGGCCAGACCCCTTTCCGGCGACCATCTTTCCATCCTCACCAACGGCGGTTCGGTGGGCGTCATGGCCGCTGACGCGCTCCTGGACGGCGGCGGGCGGCTGGCCCCCTTCGACGCCGAGGCCGACGCCGCGCTCTCGCCGCTTTTAGGCCCCAACTGGTCGCGCAAGGGCGTGGTGGACATGGGCGTGGACGCCGCGCCAAGCCTGTATGCCGAGGCGCTGCGGGCGCTTTTGCGCATTCCCGGCGGCAGCGCCGTGCTGGTCGTCCATGTGCCCTTCCCCGGGGTGTCGCCTGAGGCAACGGCCAAGGCCGTGGCCGAGGTGGCGGCCAAGACCAGCCGCACGGTGCTGGCCTGCTTCATGGGCTACGATCCGGCCGGCGGCGAGGCGCTCAAAGTGTTAAACAACGCCGGGGTGCCCACCTACGCCACGCCGGATCAGGCCGTGTCGGCCTTCGTGCAGTTGGCCCGCTACCGCAAAAATCAGGAACTCCTCATGGAGATGCCGGCCAGCCTCCCGGAAGCCTTCGCCCCGGACCCCGAGGCGGCCCGGGCCGTGGTGGAGCGGGCCTTTGCCGAAGGCCGGCTCACGCTGACCGACCCCGAAGCCAAGGAAGTGCTCGGCTATTACGGCGTGCGGGCCGTGGCCTCCCAGCTCACCGAGGACATCGACGACGCCGTGGCCGCCGCCGACGCCTTGGGCTATCCCGTGGCCGTCAAGATCGTTTCGCCGGACATCCCCAAACCCTTTGACGTCGGCGGCATCGTGCTCGACGTCACCGGCCCCGAGGCCGTGCGCGAGGCAGCCCTGGCCGCCCGCCGCCGGGCGCTTGAGCACGTGCCGGGCGCCCGCATCGAAGGCTACGTCATCCAGGAAATGGGCCGGCGCACAGCCGCCCACGAAGTCACCATCCAGGCCCGGGTCGATGCGGTATTTGGCCCCTACGTCGTCTTCGGCCAGGGCGGGCTGGCCGCCCGGGGCACCCGGGACAAGGCCGTGGCGCTCACCCCGCTCAACATGTCCCTGGCCAAGGATCTCGTCGGCCGCACCCGGGTCTCTGCCGCCCTGGCCGGCGTCGGCGGCCAGCCGCCGGCGGACCTCGGCGCGCTCTACCTGACGCTCAACCAGATTTCCCAGTGCGTGGCCGACCTCGAACGGGTGGCCGCCATCGACCTCAACCCCGTCCTAGCCCACCAGGGCGGCGTCACGGTCATCGGCGCGGCCATCCGGCTCTCGCCCGAGGAAAACCCCAATCCCCACCGCCTGGCCATCCGGCCCTATCCGCGCGAACTGGAAGAGAAGGCGGTCCTGCGAAACGGCCGCGAGGTGCTCCTGCGCCCCATCCGGCCCGAGGACGAGCCGGCCCACTTCGAATTTTTCAAGCACCTGTCCCCCGAAGACCTGCGCTACCGATTTTTTGGCGTGGTGACCACCCTGTCCCACGCCGAAATGGCCAAGCTCACCCAGATCGACTACGAGCGCGAAATGGCCTTCATCGCCACCGCCCCGGGCCAAGGCGGCAAGCCCGAGACCCTGGGCGTGGTGCGCGCTTCCACCCGGCCCGACAACGCCACGGCGGAATTCGCCGTCATCGTGCGCTCGGACCAAAAAGGCGCCGGCCTGGGCCGCATCCTCATGGAAAAGATCATCCGCTACTGCCGGGGCCGGGGCACCAAGGAAATTACCGGCCAGGCGCTCATGGAAAACGGCGGCATGCAGGGACTGGCCGAAAAGCTCGGCTTTTCCGTGGTGCGCAACTACGACGACGAGATCGTTGAAATGCGTCTGCCCCTGCAGGACGCCGACGACGGCGAAGGCGGCCAGCCATGA